From a region of the Halanaerobium hydrogeniformans genome:
- a CDS encoding ribose-phosphate diphosphokinase, which produces MRWIKKVEEDNFKKIPFGQLGIIVHESCKELGKKIDKYLVQKRKDMLAECSEEYQVEKLQESYIIESEIIRFSNGEGKGHLKETIRGKDIFVIADVGNYSVTYNMFGQENRMSPDDHFQDIKRLISAIAGKARRIHVIMPLLYESRQDKRNSRESLDCAMALQELENLGVENIFTFDAHEPRVQNAIPQTGFESLHSTYQIIKALKRVEEDLNLDLDKDKLMVISPDTGAMNRAIYYAGVLGSDVGLFYKRRDYKKIVNGQNPIVQHEYMGAEVAGKDVLIVDDMIASGGSVFDISKELKKKNARNIFVAVSFTFFTNGIEKMDEYYKKGYIQKLFSTNLTYIPQKFKDSDWFEEVDMSKLIAHLIDTVNYDESVSPLLDATDKIKGIL; this is translated from the coding sequence ATGAGGTGGATTAAGAAAGTGGAAGAAGACAATTTTAAAAAAATACCATTTGGACAGTTGGGAATTATTGTGCATGAAAGCTGCAAAGAACTTGGAAAAAAAATTGATAAATATCTTGTTCAAAAAAGGAAAGACATGTTAGCTGAATGTTCTGAAGAATATCAGGTAGAAAAGTTGCAGGAATCTTATATTATTGAGAGTGAAATTATAAGATTTTCTAATGGTGAAGGAAAGGGACATTTAAAAGAAACCATTCGCGGCAAAGATATTTTTGTAATAGCTGATGTTGGCAATTATAGTGTAACCTATAATATGTTTGGCCAGGAGAATAGGATGAGTCCTGATGATCATTTTCAGGATATAAAAAGACTTATCTCAGCTATAGCAGGTAAAGCAAGAAGAATTCATGTTATTATGCCTCTTTTATATGAAAGTCGTCAGGATAAAAGAAATAGCAGGGAATCACTTGATTGTGCAATGGCTCTGCAAGAATTAGAAAATCTTGGTGTAGAAAACATTTTTACCTTTGATGCTCATGAACCAAGAGTGCAAAATGCAATTCCTCAAACTGGTTTTGAAAGTCTACATTCGACTTATCAAATTATTAAAGCTCTCAAAAGAGTGGAAGAGGACCTTAATCTTGATCTTGATAAAGACAAATTAATGGTCATTTCTCCAGATACTGGAGCCATGAATCGGGCAATTTATTATGCAGGAGTTTTAGGTTCAGATGTAGGTCTATTTTATAAGCGTAGAGATTACAAAAAAATTGTTAATGGCCAAAACCCGATCGTTCAACATGAATATATGGGAGCCGAAGTTGCTGGGAAAGATGTTTTAATAGTTGATGATATGATTGCATCTGGAGGATCTGTTTTTGATATTTCAAAAGAATTGAAAAAGAAAAATGCAAGAAATATTTTTGTAGCAGTTTCTTTTACTTTCTTTACAAATGGAATAGAAAAAATGGATGAGTACTATAAAAAGGGCTATATTCAAAAATTGTTTTCAACTAATTTAACCTATATACCGCAGAAATTTAAAGATTCAGACTGGTTTGAAGAAGTAGATATGTCAAAATTAATTGCCCATTTGATTGATACTGTTAACTATGATGAATCTGTGAGTCCACTGCTTGACGCTACAGACAAAATTAAAGGGATTTTATAA
- a CDS encoding ATP-binding protein, giving the protein MSYTKKEIVESLSALDQLILYRKLAKNDLLNKIKRKLIKEDSKQNFNFSQVINELVDFNERLGLKGDIFRNYVKGIFINDQNSFSLAAEKNTIAENSSLYQLAINDLAIINQVVKIKFSDLIRVFNLESYSFLSPYHAHQINKRNLKIYNSILDGQYNIKDSLKNINNFYQKFGTSVLNQSSAFYWQNSALKVVKNPDKITFEQIIAYQKQKDELINNTKSFINGSKAHNVLLYGDSGTGKSSSVKALLNEFQDQGLRLIEITTSQIKELSEIMEYLSQRGLYFIIFMDDLSFEEFETEYKSLKAIMEGGIESKPDNVLFYATSNRRHLVREKWQDRKSEVHKNDILNEKLSLAERFGLTLMYNNPDQEKYLKIVREIAAQENIDIDNSVLENKALKWSKWHNGRSGRSARQFIDQLLKLKS; this is encoded by the coding sequence ATGAGTTATACTAAAAAAGAAATAGTTGAGAGCTTATCTGCTCTAGATCAGCTTATACTTTATAGAAAGCTAGCTAAAAATGATCTCTTAAATAAAATTAAAAGGAAATTAATTAAAGAAGATTCCAAACAAAACTTTAATTTTAGTCAGGTTATCAATGAGCTGGTTGACTTTAATGAAAGATTAGGCCTTAAAGGTGATATTTTTAGAAATTATGTTAAAGGTATTTTCATTAACGATCAAAACAGTTTTTCTTTAGCCGCCGAAAAAAATACAATAGCTGAAAATTCAAGTCTATATCAGCTCGCAATAAACGATTTAGCCATAATTAATCAAGTTGTTAAAATTAAATTTTCTGATTTAATTAGAGTATTTAATTTAGAAAGCTATTCTTTTTTATCTCCTTATCATGCTCATCAAATTAACAAAAGAAATCTTAAAATATATAATTCTATCTTAGATGGTCAATATAATATTAAAGATTCCTTAAAAAATATTAATAATTTTTATCAAAAATTTGGGACTTCTGTTTTGAATCAAAGTTCCGCTTTTTACTGGCAAAATTCTGCCTTAAAAGTTGTTAAAAACCCTGATAAAATAACCTTTGAACAAATAATTGCCTATCAAAAACAAAAAGATGAGTTAATAAATAATACAAAAAGTTTTATTAATGGCAGTAAAGCCCATAATGTTTTATTATATGGTGACAGTGGTACAGGTAAATCTTCTTCTGTTAAAGCACTATTAAATGAATTTCAGGATCAGGGCTTAAGATTAATTGAAATTACCACTTCACAAATTAAAGAATTATCGGAAATAATGGAATATTTAAGTCAAAGAGGTCTCTATTTTATTATTTTTATGGATGATCTTTCTTTTGAAGAATTTGAAACTGAGTATAAAAGTTTAAAAGCAATTATGGAAGGTGGTATTGAATCTAAACCAGATAATGTGTTATTTTATGCAACAAGTAACCGTCGCCATCTGGTAAGAGAAAAATGGCAGGATCGAAAATCTGAAGTTCATAAAAATGATATATTAAATGAAAAATTGTCACTTGCTGAAAGATTCGGCTTAACTTTAATGTATAATAATCCTGATCAAGAGAAATACTTAAAGATAGTTAGAGAAATTGCAGCTCAGGAAAATATAGATATTGATAATTCTGTACTTGAAAATAAAGCCCTAAAGTGGAGTAAATGGCATAATGGTAGGTCAGGCAGAAGTGCTCGTCAATTTATTGATCAACTCTTAAAATTAAAAAGCTAA